The following proteins come from a genomic window of Myxococcales bacterium:
- a CDS encoding serine/threonine protein kinase produces MSAGASQRVLSEGIPEGTLVAGKYLVGRQLGRGGMGAVYLARHVSLGQEVALKVLSINSPDLTERFFREARAAARMQSDYVVRVSDIGQADDAGPYMVMERLVGTDLAAMLESGGPLSVVEAVDAIVEASAGLGEAHALGIVHRDIKPSNLFLADRPGQPSIVKVLDFGISKVTELDGEAHKLTETRTMMGSPYYMSPEQLRSAKDVDARADVWSMGVVLYELLSGRTPFEGETVGAVFANILEVKPPPLRELRPDVPPELAVAVERCLMRERSARFSNIGELALALVPFGSRRAAIALERSSLPDLAATGPARVSMADARAATDPNATTAPAGKRTRSRLWLVFAAGTALAAMGVPALWVLSRPATTTTPKPNVTERTATGAATSATLPTVASGAPAAALSAPGHLAIAASAPAGASASSAPTSTAGAAPTERKHRPRTNGKVTRSDSTAPPPPPPPEPSLDLDRRR; encoded by the coding sequence ATGAGCGCGGGCGCCAGTCAGAGGGTCCTTTCGGAAGGAATTCCCGAAGGCACCCTCGTGGCCGGGAAGTACCTCGTGGGGCGGCAGCTGGGTCGCGGCGGCATGGGAGCCGTGTACCTGGCGCGCCACGTGAGCCTCGGCCAAGAGGTCGCGCTGAAGGTCCTCTCCATCAATTCGCCCGACCTCACGGAGCGTTTCTTCCGCGAGGCACGCGCAGCGGCTCGAATGCAAAGTGACTACGTCGTACGCGTGAGCGACATCGGTCAAGCCGACGACGCCGGGCCCTACATGGTCATGGAGCGACTCGTCGGGACCGACCTCGCCGCGATGCTCGAGAGCGGAGGTCCGCTGAGCGTCGTCGAGGCCGTCGACGCGATCGTCGAGGCGAGCGCCGGGCTCGGCGAAGCCCACGCCCTCGGCATCGTTCATCGAGACATCAAGCCGTCGAACCTCTTCCTCGCAGACCGCCCGGGACAGCCCAGCATCGTCAAGGTGCTCGACTTCGGGATTTCGAAGGTCACCGAGCTCGACGGCGAAGCCCACAAGCTGACCGAGACTCGAACCATGATGGGTTCGCCCTATTACATGTCACCGGAGCAACTCCGCAGCGCGAAGGACGTCGATGCGCGGGCCGACGTGTGGTCGATGGGCGTGGTCCTCTACGAGCTGCTCTCCGGCCGGACGCCCTTCGAAGGGGAAACCGTGGGCGCGGTCTTCGCGAACATCCTCGAGGTGAAACCCCCGCCGCTGCGAGAGCTCCGCCCCGACGTCCCGCCCGAGCTCGCCGTCGCCGTCGAGCGGTGCCTGATGCGTGAACGGAGCGCTCGCTTCTCAAACATCGGCGAGCTCGCGTTGGCGCTCGTGCCCTTTGGCTCGCGGCGCGCGGCCATCGCCCTCGAGCGGAGCTCGCTCCCCGACCTCGCGGCCACGGGGCCAGCCCGCGTGTCGATGGCCGACGCCCGCGCCGCCACCGATCCGAACGCAACCACGGCGCCCGCAGGCAAGCGGACGCGTTCGCGCTTGTGGCTCGTTTTCGCCGCGGGCACCGCGCTAGCGGCCATGGGCGTGCCGGCCCTTTGGGTCCTATCGCGCCCGGCCACGACGACGACACCGAAGCCGAACGTCACCGAAAGAACGGCGACGGGTGCCGCCACGAGCGCGACTCTGCCGACCGTCGCGTCGGGGGCGCCCGCGGCTGCGCTTTCGGCTCCCGGTCATCTCGCCATAGCGGCCTCGGCGCCGGCCGGCGCCTCCGCGTCGTCAGCGCCAACGTCGACAGCCGGCGCAGCGCCCACGGAGCGCAAGCATCGCCCGCGCACGAATGGTAAAGTGACGCGTTCCGACTCGACGGCGCCGCCGCCGCCGCCGCCGCCGGAACCGAGCCTCGACCTCGATCGCAGACGATGA
- a CDS encoding FAD-dependent oxidoreductase, translating to MDHAGASDAKDVVIVGAGPAGISTALFLAHHAKPLAGRIVVLEKARFPRDKPCAGAIGRRAELALETIGVVVDVPGVTVRGMSASLLDGAVVEAKRGVIGRVVRRKEFDAALARAAIERGVTVLEDTRVERVAWGRDAVTLATSRGEMRASVVIGADGVGSIVRRAMGVPFGNLRAQVVEVDTDGVPGDGPRDVLRFDFADHALAGYTWDFATVVAGRELVCRGAYVLGGVPSSRKDVDAEAVLDAHLARLGRPAERGPRKRFSERGLELSRPLACRRGLLVGEAAGIDPWVGEGIAQAVLYGAAAGEYLADKLCRPRPSVTFRDWRLFLLRKRVGIDLALRSAVARLFYGSRRAVFEAAAKEPALLDSCLRYFAGEPSKRALASATWSALIRSVQS from the coding sequence ATGGACCACGCAGGCGCCTCGGACGCGAAAGACGTCGTCATCGTTGGCGCCGGGCCCGCGGGCATAAGCACCGCCCTCTTCCTCGCGCACCACGCCAAACCGCTCGCGGGGCGCATCGTGGTCCTCGAAAAGGCGCGGTTCCCCCGCGACAAACCGTGCGCCGGCGCCATCGGCCGCCGCGCCGAGCTGGCCCTCGAAACGATCGGCGTGGTCGTCGACGTCCCCGGCGTCACGGTGCGCGGCATGTCGGCGAGCCTCCTTGATGGCGCCGTCGTCGAAGCGAAGCGCGGCGTCATCGGCCGCGTGGTTCGGCGCAAAGAGTTTGACGCGGCGCTCGCGCGCGCGGCCATCGAGCGCGGCGTCACCGTTCTCGAGGACACACGCGTCGAGCGCGTCGCCTGGGGTCGCGACGCCGTTACGCTGGCGACCTCGCGCGGCGAGATGCGCGCGAGCGTCGTCATCGGCGCCGATGGCGTGGGCAGCATCGTTCGACGCGCCATGGGGGTTCCCTTCGGCAACTTGCGCGCGCAGGTCGTCGAGGTGGACACCGACGGCGTTCCCGGAGACGGCCCTCGCGACGTCCTTCGGTTCGATTTCGCGGACCATGCGCTCGCGGGCTACACCTGGGACTTCGCCACGGTGGTCGCGGGGCGCGAGTTGGTATGCCGCGGCGCCTACGTCCTTGGCGGTGTGCCCAGCTCACGCAAGGACGTCGACGCCGAGGCGGTGCTCGACGCGCACCTGGCGCGACTCGGGCGACCGGCCGAGCGCGGGCCGCGGAAGCGCTTCAGTGAGCGAGGCCTCGAGCTGTCGCGCCCGCTCGCGTGCCGTCGCGGCTTGCTCGTCGGGGAAGCGGCGGGGATCGATCCGTGGGTCGGCGAAGGCATCGCGCAGGCGGTCCTCTACGGCGCGGCGGCTGGCGAATATTTGGCCGACAAGCTTTGCCGGCCGCGGCCTTCCGTCACGTTTCGCGACTGGCGCCTCTTCTTGCTTCGAAAGCGCGTCGGGATCGATCTCGCCCTGCGCTCGGCCGTCGCGCGCCTCTTCTATGGCTCGCGGCGGGCCGTCTTCGAAGCCGCCGCGAAGGAGCCAGCGCTGCTCGACTCCTGTCTCCGCTACTTCGCCGGTGAGCCCTCAAAGCGTGCCCTCGCGAGCGCCACTTGGTCGGCGCTCATCCGTAGCGTTCAGTCGTGA
- a CDS encoding 2-isopropylmalate synthase, whose amino-acid sequence MSDPLPSAERATELIFDWNEVNRRGRLIPENATFFDETLRDGLQNPSVVDPGIEAKLKILHLMEDLGIHAADVGLPGSSKRAFEDVLRICQEVVSCKMRIKIACAGRTVVGDITPMVEVSQRAGIPVEVYAFIGSSPIRQYCEEWDVDFIAKRSAEAIDVAVKANLPVCYVTEDTTRSRPDVLTTLFKTAIDHGATRLCLSDTVGHATPDGVRNLIQFTKSVVAGTGTNNIGIDWHGHNDRGFALENAIWALEFGADRVHATALGIGERVGNAAMELLLLNLKLLGQLPHQDLTKLLEYVETTAEAVNWQIPINYPLAGRDAFRTATGVHAAAIIKAMNKGDAWLADRIYSGVPAGMFGRAQEICIGFMSGASNVNYWLRQRGIPSTEKLVTEILATAKKVDHILSNDEVLAVVERVAKEEGRG is encoded by the coding sequence ATGTCGGATCCTTTGCCGTCGGCCGAGAGGGCCACGGAGCTCATTTTCGATTGGAACGAGGTGAACCGCCGAGGTCGGCTCATTCCCGAGAATGCCACCTTCTTCGATGAGACCCTCCGCGACGGACTTCAAAACCCCTCCGTCGTCGATCCGGGCATCGAGGCGAAGCTCAAGATCCTTCATCTCATGGAGGACCTCGGCATCCACGCGGCCGACGTGGGGCTCCCGGGCAGCTCGAAGCGCGCCTTCGAAGACGTCCTTCGCATTTGCCAGGAGGTCGTCTCCTGCAAGATGCGGATCAAGATCGCCTGCGCCGGGCGGACCGTCGTTGGTGACATCACGCCGATGGTCGAGGTGTCGCAGCGGGCCGGGATCCCCGTCGAGGTCTACGCGTTCATCGGCTCGAGCCCCATTCGTCAATATTGCGAAGAGTGGGACGTCGACTTCATCGCGAAGCGGAGCGCCGAGGCCATCGACGTCGCCGTCAAAGCGAACCTCCCCGTCTGCTACGTGACCGAAGACACGACGCGGTCTCGGCCCGACGTGCTCACGACGCTCTTCAAGACCGCCATCGATCACGGCGCCACACGGCTCTGCCTCTCCGACACCGTCGGTCACGCCACGCCCGACGGCGTCCGCAACCTCATTCAGTTCACCAAGAGCGTCGTTGCCGGCACCGGAACGAACAACATCGGCATCGATTGGCACGGCCACAACGACCGGGGCTTCGCCCTCGAAAACGCCATCTGGGCCCTCGAGTTCGGCGCCGACCGCGTTCACGCGACGGCCCTCGGCATCGGCGAGCGCGTCGGCAACGCGGCGATGGAGCTGCTCCTCCTGAACCTGAAGCTCTTGGGCCAGCTGCCGCACCAGGATCTGACGAAGCTCTTGGAATACGTGGAGACAACGGCCGAGGCGGTCAATTGGCAGATTCCCATCAACTACCCGCTGGCGGGGCGCGACGCTTTCCGTACGGCCACGGGGGTTCACGCCGCGGCCATCATCAAGGCCATGAACAAGGGCGACGCCTGGCTGGCCGACCGCATCTACAGCGGCGTGCCGGCGGGCATGTTCGGTCGGGCGCAGGAGATCTGCATCGGCTTCATGAGCGGCGCTTCCAACGTCAACTATTGGCTGCGCCAACGGGGCATCCCGTCGACGGAGAAGCTGGTGACCGAGATCCTCGCGACGGCCAAGAAGGTGGACCACATCTTGAGCAACGACGAAGTGCTCGCCGTCGTCGAACGCGTCGCCAAAGAAGAAGGTCGCGGCTAA
- a CDS encoding RNA polymerase sigma factor gives MSNLALSLLPDAALVERASDDAEAFRALYERHARYVAGVVFRVLGNDGDVDDVVQETFLDAREILRTLEDPRALRGWLVTIAVRRVHRLLRKRRRRAALFFGFVAFAPKHSDPRDGQKVSDLYEALDSLPAELRVPWTLARIEQLTLPEVAAACEVSLATVKRHIAAAETRIQRRLST, from the coding sequence GTGTCCAATCTCGCCCTTTCCCTGTTGCCCGACGCCGCCCTCGTCGAACGCGCGAGCGACGACGCGGAAGCGTTCCGCGCTCTCTACGAGCGCCACGCTCGGTACGTCGCAGGCGTCGTCTTCCGGGTGCTTGGCAACGACGGAGACGTCGACGACGTCGTGCAGGAGACCTTCCTCGACGCGCGGGAGATCCTTCGCACGTTGGAGGATCCGCGGGCGCTCCGCGGATGGCTCGTAACCATCGCCGTGAGGCGCGTTCATCGCCTGCTTCGAAAGCGGCGTCGCCGCGCGGCCCTCTTCTTCGGCTTCGTGGCCTTCGCGCCCAAGCACTCAGACCCGCGCGACGGTCAGAAGGTGTCGGACCTCTACGAGGCCCTCGACTCGCTCCCCGCAGAGCTTCGCGTCCCGTGGACGCTGGCGCGCATCGAACAGCTCACGCTGCCCGAAGTGGCGGCTGCATGCGAGGTCTCGCTCGCGACGGTCAAGCGACACATCGCCGCGGCGGAGACGCGGATCCAGAGGAGGCTCAGCACATGA
- a CDS encoding glycosyltransferase family 39 protein has protein sequence MSTELALAALLGAALAFVGLLGLCAQGLLPVLLSSVLLPLAFMAILASLHGLLPASDGRPLVRRHGFWLLSVEGVLGLPALGAHGLFDPWESHYGEVAREMLARHDAVSPFWAHEGLFTSKPVLLFWMSALSMRALGLNPEPGRMLDGIGGRVAQPEWAVRAPIFVVAAVALYVLYKCLAPALGRRAAACGALLVASSSLWVLLSHQATTDMPLVAFLTAAMGLFFRAMTTDEGALLVVREVRLRGVVLRVHGAQLLAVALFALVAPQALYLISQNVSLHWEPGARGLSWHGDIVALGSAGNCALPGQVACGFAAPKHGLAPFVQGVLWLVVAVALAKVALAERRLSRCLALAGWLFAALATMAKGPAGLVLPLATASVFALVSRRFSSLKALSPFRGLALSAAMILPWYVATWARHDRLFVDELVLRHMLGRTMEHLHDTNGGDDTSYRYYLAQLAFGLLPWTGLALLGLGRALRERASHAERFLAVWALLAFGLVTVMKTKFHHYVFPVVPPLAMLAGLSLAEARRTRSFGHVAMATAISVAAAASLVLPEGGAARLVHLFTYQYARVWPADVDVRAGLWLLAVATVVAPMGVLVSRRLRALLVVVSLGAALFSGTWLLAAAAPHWGQKKTMEAWARARRARDLPLVAYRLNWKGENFYAGNKLAIIGAGGSGDGMSLRSFVKKLDGAEARAFFVATERAQLGALRSELRGASMVELTSARHSHQFCLLRVVL, from the coding sequence ATGAGCACCGAGCTCGCCCTGGCCGCCCTCCTCGGCGCGGCGCTCGCCTTCGTGGGGCTCCTCGGGCTTTGCGCCCAAGGCCTCCTGCCGGTGCTCCTTTCGAGCGTGCTTCTGCCGCTCGCGTTCATGGCCATCCTGGCCTCGCTTCACGGGCTCCTGCCGGCCTCTGACGGGCGACCCCTCGTGCGTCGCCACGGCTTCTGGTTGCTCTCCGTCGAAGGTGTCCTTGGCCTTCCGGCGTTGGGAGCCCACGGCCTCTTTGACCCGTGGGAGTCGCACTACGGTGAGGTCGCCCGCGAGATGCTGGCGCGTCACGACGCCGTGTCGCCCTTTTGGGCGCACGAAGGGCTGTTTACGTCGAAGCCGGTGCTCCTCTTTTGGATGTCGGCCCTCTCGATGCGCGCCTTGGGGCTGAACCCCGAACCGGGCCGGATGCTCGACGGGATCGGCGGACGCGTCGCGCAGCCGGAGTGGGCCGTGCGAGCGCCCATCTTCGTCGTCGCGGCGGTGGCTTTGTATGTGCTCTACAAGTGTCTCGCGCCGGCCTTGGGCCGCCGCGCGGCGGCCTGTGGTGCGCTCCTCGTCGCCTCGTCCTCGTTGTGGGTGCTCTTGTCGCACCAGGCGACGACGGACATGCCGCTCGTGGCCTTCTTGACGGCCGCCATGGGGCTCTTCTTTCGAGCCATGACGACGGACGAAGGTGCGCTCCTCGTCGTCCGCGAAGTTCGTCTTCGTGGCGTTGTGCTGCGGGTCCACGGGGCCCAGCTCCTCGCGGTCGCGCTCTTCGCGTTGGTCGCGCCGCAGGCGCTGTACCTCATCTCGCAGAACGTGAGTCTTCACTGGGAGCCCGGCGCGCGAGGCCTCTCGTGGCACGGGGACATCGTGGCGCTGGGCTCCGCCGGCAATTGCGCGCTGCCAGGGCAAGTCGCCTGCGGCTTCGCTGCCCCCAAACACGGCCTCGCGCCGTTCGTTCAAGGCGTCCTTTGGCTCGTCGTCGCGGTGGCCCTCGCCAAGGTCGCGCTCGCGGAGCGCCGTCTGTCGCGGTGCCTTGCGCTCGCCGGTTGGCTGTTTGCGGCGCTCGCCACGATGGCCAAGGGGCCGGCGGGCCTCGTGCTCCCGCTGGCCACGGCGTCGGTCTTTGCGCTGGTCTCGAGGCGCTTCTCGTCGCTCAAGGCGCTCTCACCGTTTAGGGGACTCGCGCTCTCGGCGGCGATGATCTTGCCCTGGTACGTGGCGACGTGGGCCCGTCACGATCGGCTCTTCGTCGACGAGTTGGTGCTGCGTCACATGCTCGGCCGCACGATGGAGCACCTTCACGACACCAACGGCGGCGACGACACGAGCTACCGCTACTACTTGGCCCAGCTCGCGTTCGGGCTCTTGCCGTGGACGGGGCTCGCGCTCTTGGGGCTAGGTCGCGCGCTTCGTGAGCGGGCGAGTCACGCGGAGCGGTTTCTCGCTGTCTGGGCGCTCCTCGCCTTCGGACTCGTCACCGTCATGAAGACCAAGTTCCATCACTACGTGTTTCCCGTGGTGCCGCCGCTCGCGATGCTCGCGGGCTTGTCGCTCGCCGAAGCCCGTCGCACGCGGTCCTTTGGCCATGTGGCGATGGCAACGGCAATCTCCGTCGCGGCCGCGGCCTCGCTTGTCTTGCCGGAGGGAGGCGCCGCGCGGCTCGTGCACCTCTTCACGTACCAATACGCGCGCGTGTGGCCGGCCGATGTCGACGTTCGCGCGGGCCTGTGGCTACTCGCCGTCGCCACGGTGGTGGCACCGATGGGCGTCCTCGTTTCGCGAAGGCTCCGCGCGCTCTTGGTCGTCGTCTCGCTCGGCGCCGCGCTATTTTCAGGGACCTGGTTGCTGGCGGCGGCGGCGCCGCATTGGGGTCAAAAGAAGACGATGGAGGCTTGGGCTCGCGCACGGAGAGCGCGCGACTTGCCGCTCGTGGCCTATCGGCTGAACTGGAAGGGCGAGAACTTCTACGCGGGCAACAAGCTCGCGATCATCGGCGCGGGAGGAAGCGGCGACGGCATGTCCCTTCGCTCCTTCGTCAAGAAGCTAGACGGAGCGGAGGCGCGCGCGTTCTTCGTCGCGACGGAGCGCGCGCAGCTTGGCGCCCTAAGGAGCGAGCTCCGCGGCGCGTCGATGGTGGAGCTCACCTCGGCGCGCCACAGTCACCAGTTCTGCCTCCTGCGCGTCGTGCTTTGA
- a CDS encoding WGR domain-containing protein translates to MKVSLEYREGTSSKFWEIEVVGKTHRVRFGRIGTQGQVKEKSFASEAEALRAAEKIAAEKRRDGYLDAGGGETATSATPATTTAPAKAQPKAEKSAKGAEASAPVQAKAEPAGFPRGGLFVKASDGVTANAIVTKLREDGKLSKADPKTAEGWTSKGVVGIAVHPANQGHFAVVDSADGAQGIGAGAWSRAALMANHLGTDVLWFRVYSPDLAVGVKFQRGSDGFRVVVGDEKRVVRWLEASGVSADDAKRPSDAGKGATLVAIQYDEATYKKGPDEALATELFAAHGELDKGDARAAMKRIDALAPEARTLALGLLRAAESPLAFEGLRGAARDLTSRPITPRAQPKELSLDEEVLRVGAWSAAFEGDTKLFTAAVTRLDEIEAEAERRSQWAGATGLWNLAAALQASNKHEGAYACFARLLLRSDEPHWGIVNSALLMLLMSRKGKLVLEGEAAEVVARAEKRLRDLGEEAQDAILYNLGCVYARAGDATRALDRLKRCRTLRKQNPNPEKDSDLEAIWKNPAFVALLAPRKKPSNPAVVGVEELELSAAATELLQKKKLANVGDILRAPASILSPAVRAEVSKALDDRFGLKWGGGAEQGAAEEDDDASDYTPPKKRAVPRHAIKLEDGGKDKKADKLVSRVGGLPNAPSNGAPWPETSRRPMEFVLQLVGKKAGGELDLGDVSVIQVFADMAGDYYEENTVVMFREPCPAVLEPPAGVDVKPVRLMSFTAGADDRALIDIDDPEDEDELSKAGISADDHEAAHSHAWCDKVRGVPVGANIDPKVLDSRGKPMDLLLTLTSFDDWFLWTLWVSRDFKEATMQIVRG, encoded by the coding sequence ATGAAGGTCTCGCTCGAATACCGCGAAGGCACGTCGTCGAAGTTCTGGGAGATCGAGGTCGTCGGCAAGACGCACCGCGTGCGGTTTGGCCGCATTGGCACACAAGGACAGGTGAAGGAGAAGTCCTTCGCCTCGGAGGCCGAAGCGCTCCGCGCCGCGGAGAAGATCGCAGCCGAGAAGCGGCGGGACGGCTACCTCGATGCGGGAGGCGGGGAGACCGCGACGTCTGCGACGCCTGCGACGACGACGGCGCCCGCAAAAGCGCAGCCGAAGGCCGAGAAGAGCGCCAAGGGCGCGGAGGCGAGCGCCCCGGTGCAAGCGAAAGCGGAGCCGGCCGGGTTCCCCCGCGGCGGGCTCTTCGTCAAAGCCAGCGACGGCGTGACCGCCAACGCCATCGTCACCAAGCTCCGCGAAGACGGCAAGCTGTCCAAGGCCGATCCCAAAACTGCCGAGGGATGGACCTCAAAGGGCGTCGTGGGCATCGCGGTCCATCCCGCGAACCAGGGTCACTTCGCCGTCGTCGACAGCGCCGATGGCGCGCAGGGCATCGGCGCCGGCGCCTGGTCGCGCGCCGCGCTCATGGCGAATCACCTCGGCACGGACGTCCTCTGGTTTCGCGTCTACAGCCCTGATCTCGCCGTCGGCGTGAAGTTCCAGCGCGGCAGCGACGGCTTTCGCGTGGTCGTCGGCGACGAAAAGCGCGTCGTGCGCTGGCTCGAGGCGAGCGGCGTCTCCGCCGATGACGCGAAACGACCGAGCGACGCCGGCAAGGGGGCCACGCTCGTCGCCATCCAATACGACGAAGCGACCTACAAGAAGGGCCCCGACGAGGCGCTCGCGACGGAGCTCTTCGCGGCCCACGGCGAGCTCGACAAGGGCGACGCGCGCGCCGCCATGAAGCGCATCGACGCGCTCGCTCCCGAAGCGCGGACGCTCGCGCTCGGCCTCCTTCGCGCGGCCGAATCTCCCCTCGCCTTCGAAGGCCTTCGCGGCGCCGCCCGTGATTTGACGTCCCGGCCCATAACGCCGCGCGCGCAGCCCAAGGAGCTGTCGCTCGACGAGGAGGTGCTCCGCGTGGGCGCTTGGTCCGCAGCCTTCGAGGGTGACACGAAGCTCTTCACGGCGGCCGTGACGCGGCTCGATGAGATTGAAGCCGAGGCGGAGCGTCGCAGCCAATGGGCGGGGGCGACGGGCCTATGGAACTTGGCCGCGGCACTTCAGGCGTCGAACAAGCATGAGGGCGCTTACGCCTGCTTCGCGCGGCTGCTCCTGCGGAGCGACGAGCCCCACTGGGGCATCGTCAACAGCGCGCTCCTGATGCTCCTGATGTCACGCAAGGGCAAGCTCGTCCTCGAAGGCGAGGCGGCCGAGGTCGTGGCGCGCGCCGAGAAGCGCCTCCGCGACCTCGGCGAAGAAGCGCAAGACGCCATCCTCTACAACCTCGGCTGCGTGTACGCGCGCGCCGGCGACGCGACGCGCGCGCTCGATCGACTCAAGCGATGCCGCACGCTCCGCAAGCAGAACCCGAACCCCGAGAAGGATTCGGATCTCGAAGCGATCTGGAAGAACCCTGCCTTCGTGGCGCTCCTCGCGCCGCGGAAGAAGCCCTCGAACCCAGCCGTCGTTGGGGTCGAAGAGCTCGAGCTGAGCGCCGCCGCGACCGAGCTCTTGCAGAAGAAGAAGCTCGCGAACGTCGGCGACATTTTGCGTGCCCCCGCCTCGATCCTTTCGCCTGCGGTGCGGGCTGAGGTGAGCAAGGCCCTCGACGACCGCTTCGGTCTCAAGTGGGGCGGCGGCGCCGAGCAGGGAGCCGCCGAAGAGGACGACGACGCGAGCGACTACACGCCGCCGAAGAAGCGCGCCGTGCCGCGGCACGCGATCAAGCTCGAGGACGGCGGCAAGGACAAGAAGGCCGACAAGCTCGTAAGCCGCGTCGGAGGCCTCCCCAACGCGCCGTCGAACGGGGCGCCGTGGCCCGAGACCTCACGACGCCCCATGGAGTTCGTGCTGCAGCTCGTCGGCAAGAAGGCCGGCGGCGAGCTCGACCTCGGCGACGTGAGCGTGATTCAAGTCTTCGCGGACATGGCCGGCGACTATTACGAAGAGAACACCGTCGTCATGTTTCGCGAGCCCTGCCCCGCGGTCCTCGAGCCGCCGGCCGGCGTGGACGTGAAGCCCGTCCGCCTCATGAGCTTCACCGCCGGCGCCGACGATCGCGCCCTCATCGACATCGACGATCCCGAGGACGAGGACGAGCTCTCGAAGGCGGGCATCAGCGCCGACGATCACGAGGCCGCTCACTCGCACGCTTGGTGCGACAAGGTTCGCGGCGTGCCGGTGGGCGCCAACATCGACCCGAAAGTGCTCGATAGCCGTGGCAAGCCGATGGACCTCTTGCTGACGCTCACGAGCTTCGACGATTGGTTCCTGTGGACCCTCTGGGTAAGCCGCGACTTCAAGGAAGCGACGATGCAGATCGTGCGGGGCTGA
- a CDS encoding CoA-acylating methylmalonate-semialdehyde dehydrogenase, with amino-acid sequence MSQALPTIGHWIDGKNVLGSERSQEVWNPATGVAEKRVLLASRETVQAAIASAEKAYPEWRATPPLKRARTMSKLKNLLELNAEKIAGLLTAEHGKVAGDAMGELQRGIENVEYASYATELLKGEYTRNVGPGIDSWSEMQPLGVTAGITPFNFPVMVPLWMWPMAVACGNTFVLKPSERDPSSALFIAQLGLEAGLPPGVLNVVNGDKEAVDALLDDRRVQALSFVGSTPIAEYIYTKGCANGKRIQALGGAKNHAVVMPDADIDNAVSALMGAAYGSCGERCMAIPIVVAVGDETADAVVRGLKAEIAKMKVGPGTDPKNDMGPLVTKQHHEKVKGYVDQGVKEGATLVVDGRGTKVPGHEQGFFLGACLFDHVKPGMVIYNEEIFGPVLGIVRVKTLEEAMRLINDHEYGNGTCIFTRDGEAARYFSDHILVGMVGINVPLPVPVAYHSFGGWKRSLFGDLHAYGPDAVRFYTKRKTITQRWPSAGVREGAVFSFPSTK; translated from the coding sequence ATGTCGCAAGCTCTCCCCACGATTGGTCACTGGATCGACGGCAAGAACGTCCTCGGCTCCGAGCGCTCGCAGGAGGTCTGGAACCCGGCCACGGGCGTCGCCGAGAAGCGCGTGCTCTTGGCCAGTCGCGAGACCGTGCAGGCGGCCATCGCGTCGGCCGAGAAGGCGTACCCCGAGTGGCGCGCCACGCCGCCGCTCAAGCGCGCGCGCACCATGAGCAAGCTCAAGAACCTCCTCGAGCTGAACGCCGAGAAGATCGCCGGGCTCCTCACGGCAGAGCACGGCAAGGTCGCCGGCGACGCCATGGGCGAGCTGCAGCGCGGCATCGAGAACGTCGAGTACGCCTCGTATGCGACCGAGCTCTTGAAGGGCGAATACACGCGCAACGTCGGCCCCGGCATCGACTCCTGGAGCGAGATGCAGCCGCTCGGCGTCACCGCTGGCATCACGCCCTTCAATTTCCCCGTGATGGTGCCGCTGTGGATGTGGCCCATGGCCGTCGCCTGCGGCAACACCTTCGTGCTCAAGCCCTCGGAGCGCGATCCCTCGAGCGCGCTCTTCATCGCGCAGCTCGGCCTCGAAGCGGGTCTGCCGCCGGGCGTCCTCAACGTGGTCAACGGAGACAAAGAAGCCGTCGACGCCCTCCTCGACGACCGCCGCGTCCAGGCGCTGAGCTTCGTCGGCTCGACGCCGATTGCAGAGTACATCTACACAAAAGGCTGCGCGAACGGCAAGCGCATCCAGGCGCTCGGCGGCGCGAAGAACCACGCCGTGGTCATGCCCGACGCCGACATCGACAACGCCGTCAGCGCCCTCATGGGCGCCGCCTACGGCTCCTGCGGCGAGCGCTGCATGGCCATTCCCATCGTCGTCGCCGTCGGCGACGAGACGGCCGACGCGGTGGTGCGCGGCCTCAAGGCTGAGATCGCGAAGATGAAGGTCGGGCCCGGCACCGATCCGAAGAACGACATGGGACCGCTCGTCACCAAGCAGCACCACGAGAAGGTGAAGGGCTACGTCGATCAGGGCGTCAAAGAGGGCGCCACGCTCGTCGTCGACGGGCGCGGCACCAAGGTGCCCGGCCACGAGCAGGGCTTCTTCCTCGGCGCGTGCCTCTTCGACCACGTCAAGCCAGGCATGGTCATCTACAACGAAGAGATCTTCGGCCCTGTCCTCGGGATCGTTCGCGTAAAGACGCTCGAAGAGGCCATGCGCCTCATCAACGACCACGAGTACGGCAACGGCACCTGCATCTTCACGCGCGACGGTGAGGCGGCCCGCTACTTCTCCGACCACATCCTCGTCGGCATGGTCGGCATCAACGTGCCGTTGCCAGTGCCCGTCGCGTACCACTCCTTCGGCGGATGGAAGCGGTCGCTCTTCGGCGATCTCCACGCTTACGGCCCCGACGCGGTGCGCTTCTACACCAAGCGCAAGACCATCACGCAACGCTGGCCATCGGCCGGCGTGCGCGAAGGTGCCGTGTTCTCGTTCCCCTCCACGAAGTGA